In a single window of the Mus musculus strain C57BL/6J chromosome 6, GRCm38.p6 C57BL/6J genome:
- the Isy1 gene encoding pre-mRNA-splicing factor ISY1 homolog isoform X1, whose product MLDHEGKEVPGNRGYKYFGAAKDLPGVRELFEKEPLPPPRKTRAELMKAIDFEYYGYLDEDDGVIVPLEQEYEKKLRAELVEKWKAEREARLARGEKEEEEEEEEEINIYAVTEEESDEEGNQEKAGEDGQQKFIAHVPVPSQQEIEEALVRRKKMELLQKYASETLQAQSEEAKRLLGY is encoded by the exons ATGCTGGATCATGAAGGTAAAGAAGTCCCAGGAAATCGAGGTTACAAGTACTTTGGGGCAGCAAAAGATTTGCCTGGTGTCAGAGAGCTATTTGAGAAAGAAC CCCTTCCTCCTCCCAGAAAGACACGTGCTGAGCTCATGAAGGCCATCGATTTTGAGTACTATGGTTACCTGGATGAAGATGATGGAGTTATTGTGCCCTTGGAACAAGAGTATGAGAAGAAAC TCAGAGCTGAGCTGGTGGAAaaatggaaggcagagagagaagctcGGCTGgcaaggggagaaaaggaagaggaggaggaggaggaagaggagatcaACATCTATGCTGTCACGGAGGAGGAG TCTGATGaggaaggcaaccaggagaaggCCGGGGAAGATGGTCAGCAGAAGTTCATTGCTCATGTGCCGGTGCCATCTCAGCAGGAG ATTGAGGAGGCGCTTGTACGGAGGAAGAAAATGGAACTGCTCCAGAAATATGCAAGTGAGACCCTGCAGGCACAGAGTGAAGAAGCCAAGCGACTCCTGGGGTACTAG
- the Isy1 gene encoding pre-mRNA-splicing factor ISY1 homolog has product MARNAEKAMTALARFRQAQLEEGKVKERRPFLASECTELPKAEKWRRQIIGEISKKVAQIQNAGLGEFRIRDLNDEINKLLREKGHWEVRIKELGGPDYGKVGPKMLDHEGKEVPGNRGYKYFGAAKDLPGVRELFEKEPLPPPRKTRAELMKAIDFEYYGYLDEDDGVIVPLEQEYEKKLRAELVEKWKAEREARLARGEKEEEEEEEEEINIYAVTEEESDEEGNQEKAGEDGQQKFIAHVPVPSQQEIEEALVRRKKMELLQKYASETLQAQSEEAKRLLGY; this is encoded by the exons ATG GCCCGAAATGCAGAAAAAGCCAT GACTGCCCTGGCGAGGTTTCGTCAAGCTCAGCTGGAAGAGGGAAAAGTCAAG GAACGGAGACCCTTCCTTGCTTCTGAATGTACTGAGTTGCCGAAAGCGGAGAAGTGGAGACGGCAG ATCATTGGCGAGATCTCAAAAAAGGTTGCTCAGATTCAGAATG CTGGCTTAGGGGAATTCCGAATTCGGGACCTGAATGACGAAATTAACAAGCTGCTGagggagaaaggacactgggagGTCCGCATCAAGGAGCTGGGCGGTCCTGATTATGGA AAAGTTGGCCCCAAGATGCTGGATCATGAAGGTAAAGAAGTCCCAGGAAATCGAGGTTACAAGTACTTTGGGGCAGCAAAAGATTTGCCTGGTGTCAGAGAGCTATTTGAGAAAGAAC CCCTTCCTCCTCCCAGAAAGACACGTGCTGAGCTCATGAAGGCCATCGATTTTGAGTACTATGGTTACCTGGATGAAGATGATGGAGTTATTGTGCCCTTGGAACAAGAGTATGAGAAGAAAC TCAGAGCTGAGCTGGTGGAAaaatggaaggcagagagagaagctcGGCTGgcaaggggagaaaaggaagaggaggaggaggaggaagaggagatcaACATCTATGCTGTCACGGAGGAGGAG TCTGATGaggaaggcaaccaggagaaggCCGGGGAAGATGGTCAGCAGAAGTTCATTGCTCATGTGCCGGTGCCATCTCAGCAGGAG ATTGAGGAGGCGCTTGTACGGAGGAAGAAAATGGAACTGCTCCAGAAATATGCAAGTGAGACCCTGCAGGCACAGAGTGAAGAAGCCAAGCGACTCCTGGGGTACTAG